TAATAACGGGAATGTGGCGTGTGGCGAGGTTGCGCTTGAGCCTTTCGCAGACTTCGAATCCGTCCATGCCCGGCATGAGCAGGTCGAGCAAGATGACGTCCGGGGGAGTTGCCGCGACGATGGCGAACGCTTCCACGCCGCCGTTGGCGGAGAGCACCGAGTAGCCGCGCGGGGTCAACAACCGCCGGTAAAGCTCGAGGTTCTCCGGCATATCGTCCACGACGAGAATCGTCGGTTGGCTCTGCTGGTAGTCCGCCGAATTGGGGCTGGGTACCGTCATGCAATCCTCAAGACGGCACATTGCGGCGGCTCTCGCACGATGCCCCCGCACTGCGCTGCCCGTCTCCATGAGCATCCTAACACGCTATAAGGCAGTGCGCAAGCGATATTGCGAGATTGATCGCGCGCACGCGCGCACGCATACTCTCGCGATGCAATCTACGTGTGTGAGTTACCCGTATGCCCGGGCGCGATAGAGCGGTCGCTTCCGGAAAGGAACTTCAGGGCGAAGTGGCCGCGCTCGGCCGCGGGCTCGGGCTGACCGTGGACACCGAAGTCGAAGTGGGCCGCCGCATCTGGGGCGCGCGCCGGCGCATCGACGTCGTGCTAAAGCATCCCGAAACGCGCGTGAGCCTTGGTATCGAATGCAAGTACCAAAGCGGCTCAGGAAGCGCCGAGGAAAAAATTCCCGCGACCATCGAGGACATCCGCGCATGGCCGATTCGCGGGATTGTTGTGTACTGCGGCGCGGGCTTCTCGAACAACATGGAATCGTATCTGCTTTCAACCGGGATGGCCGTTGAACTTTCCGATCTGAAGGCATGGCTTGAATTGTATTTTGGGCTATGAGTAATCGCGTCACGCGCAAGATCGTTATTCCGCGGCCGTTTTTGAAATGGGTAGGCGGAAAAGGGCAACTGCTCGGCGAATTGCTGAAGCAGGTCGACGGCCTCGGTACGTTCCACCGCTACCACGAACCCTTTGTCGGCGGCGGAGCGCTGTTTTTCGAACTCATGCGTACCGGGAGATTGCCGGCGACCAAGGCGTATCTTTCGGACAATAACGCCAATCTCATCGCGGCGTACCACGGCGTGCGCGACGACGTTGACCGCGTGATCGCGCTGTTGATCCAACACAAACGCAAGCACTCAGAACGCCACTATTACGATGTGCGCGCCCGGGTGCCGAAGGACGAATACGAACAAGCCGCCCGGATCATCTACCTGAACAAAACGGGGTACAACGGTCTCTATCGCGAGAACAGCAAGGGCGAGTACAACGTCCCTTTCGGCCGTTACGCGAACCCGGCGATTTGCGACGAGGATAACCTGCGGGCCGTATCCAAAGCGCTTCAAAAAGCGAGGATAGAGAACCGGCACTTTGAGACGGTGATCGATTGCGCGAAGCCGGGTGATTTCGTGTACTTCGATCCGCCGTACCATCCGATATCGAAAACGGCGTCTTTCACGGCATATGACCGTGGAGGATTCGGCGAAGATGGGCAGCGCCTTCTTGCGAATGTTGCCCGCGAACTCGGCAAACGCGGCGTGCACGTGCTGCTATCCAACTCGATGACGCCGCTTGTCCGTGAACTCTACGCGAAGTTTACGATAGATGAAGTTCTGGCCAGCAGAAGTGTCAACAGCCGCGCGGACCGTCGCGGAAAAATCAGCGAGGCGCTTATTCGCAACTTTTAGGGACAGGGAC
This portion of the Candidatus Hydrogenedentota bacterium genome encodes:
- a CDS encoding DNA adenine methylase, which encodes MSNRVTRKIVIPRPFLKWVGGKGQLLGELLKQVDGLGTFHRYHEPFVGGGALFFELMRTGRLPATKAYLSDNNANLIAAYHGVRDDVDRVIALLIQHKRKHSERHYYDVRARVPKDEYEQAARIIYLNKTGYNGLYRENSKGEYNVPFGRYANPAICDEDNLRAVSKALQKARIENRHFETVIDCAKPGDFVYFDPPYHPISKTASFTAYDRGGFGEDGQRLLANVARELGKRGVHVLLSNSMTPLVRELYAKFTIDEVLASRSVNSRADRRGKISEALIRNF